The Acidimicrobiales bacterium genome has a segment encoding these proteins:
- a CDS encoding nuclear transport factor 2 family protein, which yields MDDARYAADDAAIRTLLARVAHFADWQEDLERYLDLFTDDAVWEFPGDRRQQVEPTAVRGRDAIRADRSERRRTGFQGPGTGTHHLVTTVAVDVEGDDATADSFWVFVGDTATAPAIRSIGRYHDRQRRTEGGWRLAHRVITVG from the coding sequence ATGGACGACGCCCGGTACGCGGCCGACGACGCGGCGATCAGGACCCTTTTGGCGCGCGTCGCCCACTTTGCGGACTGGCAGGAGGATCTCGAGCGCTACCTCGACCTGTTCACCGACGACGCGGTGTGGGAGTTCCCGGGAGACCGGCGCCAGCAGGTGGAGCCCACCGCCGTGCGGGGCCGGGACGCCATCCGGGCCGACCGGTCGGAACGGCGCCGCACCGGGTTCCAGGGCCCGGGGACCGGCACCCACCACCTCGTCACCACGGTGGCGGTGGACGTCGAGGGCGACGACGCCACCGCCGACTCGTTCTGGGTGTTCGTCGGTGACACGGCCACTGCGCCCGCCATCCGCTCGATCGGCCGCTACCACGACCGGCAGCGCCGGACGGAGGGTGGGTGGCGCCTGGCCCACCGCGTCA